One Ignavibacterium album JCM 16511 genomic region harbors:
- a CDS encoding histidine kinase encodes MLTFFREHEINYSTQLIGYDEAPSTWKTDYKKEYTNLPDGSYIFKVWGKDYAGNISGPITFSFRITPPWWKTWWFQVLSYLLFLTLIFTSFKVITAQKEKKQFAILEKKRLIERERFRISKDMHDTIGSSLTRIAMLSDIISNSFEKNRVVDDELNSIKKRINLIGQISREIIDEMNEIIWALSPKHDDIQSLIFYLHHYTNKMIEQSNIQLHFHFPESIEEYKLSPEERRNIFLIFKEAINNLVKYSKARTVTVSFIIENKNLNFEIIDDGVGFSELNPLDNKIPRFGLNNMKERANSIGAVLVIDSSYSKGTKIYFSLDLK; translated from the coding sequence TTGTTGACTTTTTTTAGAGAACACGAGATAAATTATTCGACTCAACTTATAGGTTACGATGAAGCCCCATCAACTTGGAAAACCGATTATAAAAAAGAATATACAAATCTTCCGGATGGTTCATATATCTTTAAAGTCTGGGGAAAAGACTACGCTGGAAACATAAGCGGTCCTATTACATTCTCTTTTAGAATTACTCCTCCTTGGTGGAAAACATGGTGGTTCCAAGTTCTGTCATATTTGCTCTTTTTAACTTTGATATTTACATCTTTTAAAGTAATTACCGCTCAGAAGGAGAAAAAGCAATTCGCAATTCTGGAGAAAAAACGATTAATAGAAAGAGAAAGATTTCGTATATCGAAAGATATGCATGATACTATCGGTTCAAGTTTAACTAGGATTGCTATGTTAAGTGATATTATAAGTAATTCTTTTGAAAAAAATAGAGTTGTGGATGATGAATTAAATTCTATAAAAAAAAGAATAAATTTAATAGGTCAAATATCTCGGGAAATAATTGATGAAATGAATGAGATTATCTGGGCATTAAGTCCAAAACATGATGATATTCAAAGTCTGATTTTTTACTTACATCATTACACAAACAAGATGATCGAACAGAGTAATATACAACTGCATTTTCATTTTCCGGAATCTATAGAGGAGTATAAACTAAGTCCTGAAGAAAGAAGAAATATTTTTTTAATTTTTAAGGAAGCGATTAATAACCTAGTTAAGTATTCTAAAGCAAGAACTGTAACGGTTTCATTTATTATTGAAAATAAAAATTTGAATTTTGAAATAATTGATGATGGAGTAGGTTTTTCCGAATTAAACCCACTTGATAATAAAATTCCCCGGTTTGGTCTTAATAATATGAAAGAAAGAGCAAATTCCATAGGTGCGGTATTAGTTATCGATTCATCATATTCTAAAGGAACTAAAATCTATTTCTCCCTAGATCTAAAATAA
- a CDS encoding ligand-binding sensor domain-containing protein — MLFFLAANILILAQPNSHIDISYYANHPLKVYTNKDGLPQNAVISIAIDSIGKLWVGTQDGAAYYNGRIWEKIKIPGYLTSNYIQTIKVGQDGAIWFGVLRDGIYRYKDGKWNFWGLKEGLPSNYILCIYEQVNKNDGNIIWIGTNNGAARYINGKWETFSSEEIVGLSGNIVYDIYQGSDNKLWFATNNGLSYYSQNYWKIVPIPFTLRKKQIYRIMQSKDGVLWFGGDGTLLKYKNNSWELHKFKGSGTSNVVNAILESKDGIVWLGTHSGIYNIIEDSISKKDILKFVNIRNNTQKKDEFIVWSILETEAGNLWFGTFLGLFRYSYGKWLSIDKYMDLDRGGTNCIWERSGNEFWFGTENGLVIYRNGVWNLDKNISGSILSLFESTDRAMWVSVLFKGIYRYKDYKWIKFTKDNGLAENSNWFIYQTSDGAMWFGSDAGVTRFKDNKWSKITKADGLVDNTVLCMLEASDSSLWFGTTSGATVIKKGKKYNFTKLDGLGGNVISAIYENNDSIETARGIWIATMGGGVSKFNPVSGKWHNYNTFTTPKLSNNTVYRIEKDSKGRLYFLTSNMVTRFTFKNDNNIVADIFSTEDGLPNNEGISSASFVDSKGRIWVGTTEGAAFYDLNKEINYFKKNHY; from the coding sequence TTGCTTTTTTTTTTAGCAGCAAATATTTTGATTTTGGCTCAGCCTAATTCTCACATTGATATTTCATATTATGCAAATCATCCATTAAAAGTCTATACAAACAAAGATGGTCTGCCGCAAAATGCAGTCATTTCGATTGCAATTGATAGCATTGGCAAGTTATGGGTAGGCACACAGGATGGAGCGGCTTATTACAATGGAAGAATTTGGGAAAAAATAAAAATACCGGGATATCTAACTTCAAATTATATTCAAACTATTAAAGTTGGGCAAGATGGAGCAATTTGGTTTGGAGTTTTACGGGATGGAATATATAGATACAAAGATGGTAAATGGAATTTTTGGGGATTAAAGGAAGGGCTGCCAAGTAACTATATCCTATGTATTTATGAGCAGGTCAACAAAAATGATGGTAATATTATTTGGATTGGCACTAATAATGGCGCAGCAAGGTACATCAATGGTAAGTGGGAAACATTTTCATCGGAAGAAATTGTTGGATTATCTGGAAATATTGTCTATGATATCTATCAAGGCAGTGATAATAAACTATGGTTTGCAACTAATAATGGTCTGTCTTATTACTCTCAAAATTATTGGAAAATAGTTCCTATTCCTTTTACTTTAAGAAAAAAGCAAATTTATCGTATTATGCAATCTAAGGATGGTGTTTTGTGGTTTGGTGGTGATGGTACTTTATTAAAATATAAAAATAATTCTTGGGAATTGCATAAATTCAAAGGGAGCGGAACAAGCAATGTTGTCAACGCTATTCTGGAAAGTAAAGATGGAATTGTTTGGTTGGGAACGCATAGTGGTATTTATAATATCATAGAGGATAGTATTTCTAAAAAAGATATTCTTAAATTTGTAAACATTAGAAACAATACTCAAAAGAAAGATGAGTTTATAGTGTGGAGTATCTTAGAAACTGAAGCTGGCAATTTATGGTTTGGAACTTTTTTAGGATTATTCAGATACAGTTACGGAAAGTGGCTTAGCATTGATAAATATATGGATTTAGACAGAGGAGGAACAAATTGCATTTGGGAAAGATCAGGCAATGAATTTTGGTTCGGGACAGAAAATGGTCTGGTAATTTACCGCAATGGTGTTTGGAATTTAGATAAAAATATTTCAGGTTCAATTTTGTCACTATTTGAATCAACCGACAGAGCTATGTGGGTAAGTGTTTTATTCAAAGGTATATACAGATATAAAGATTATAAATGGATTAAATTTACTAAAGATAATGGTTTAGCCGAAAACTCTAATTGGTTTATATATCAGACTTCTGATGGAGCTATGTGGTTTGGAAGCGATGCCGGAGTAACTAGATTTAAAGATAATAAGTGGTCTAAAATTACAAAAGCTGATGGTTTAGTCGATAATACGGTTCTTTGTATGTTAGAAGCCAGTGACAGTTCCCTCTGGTTCGGAACAACATCAGGTGCAACGGTTATTAAAAAAGGGAAAAAATATAATTTTACTAAACTTGATGGATTGGGTGGTAATGTAATCTCAGCAATCTATGAAAATAATGATTCCATTGAAACCGCTCGTGGAATTTGGATTGCAACTATGGGAGGAGGAGTTTCAAAATTTAATCCTGTTTCAGGCAAATGGCATAATTACAATACCTTTACTACACCAAAATTATCAAACAACACTGTTTATCGAATAGAAAAGGATAGTAAAGGAAGATTATATTTTCTAACAAGCAATATGGTAACAAGATTTACTTTCAAAAACGATAATAATATTGTTGCAGATATATTTTCCACAGAGGATGGTTTGCCTAACAATGAAGGTATCTCTAGTGCCTCATTTGTTGATAGTAAAGGGCGAATATGGGTTGGGACCACTGAAGGGGCAGCGTTTTATGATTTAAATAAAGAAATAAATTATTTCAAAAAAAACCATTATTAA